A stretch of Ipomoea triloba cultivar NCNSP0323 chromosome 11, ASM357664v1 DNA encodes these proteins:
- the LOC115997015 gene encoding BTB/POZ and MATH domain-containing protein 3-like — translation MDHNFTIRGYSLAKGMGPGKYISNDTFSVDGYDWAVYFYPDGKNVEDSSIYVSVFIALASEGTDVRALFELTFMDRAGVDPVARRRLLEHAGVNPFVGFGSLYRRLLPG, via the coding sequence ATGGACCATAACTTCACCATCCGGGGTTACTCTCTGGCCAAAGGCATGGGTCCTGGCAAGTACATCTCCAACGATACCTTCTCCGTCGACGGCTACGATTGGGCCGTCTACTTTTACCCCGACGGCAAGAACGTCGAGGATTCCTCCATTTACGTATCCGTTTTCATCGCGCTCGCCAGCGAAGGCACCGATGTCAGGGCCTTGTTTGAGCTCACCTTTATGGATCGCGCCGGCGTCGATCCTGTTGCTCGACGCCGACTTCTTGAGCACGCCGGCGTCAATCCATTTGTTGGGTTTGGATCACTGTACAGAAGACTTCTACCTGGATAG